The proteins below come from a single Xenopus tropicalis strain Nigerian chromosome 9, UCB_Xtro_10.0, whole genome shotgun sequence genomic window:
- the tlk1 gene encoding serine/threonine-protein kinase tousled-like 1: MDELHSLDPRRQELLEARFTGGVSGSTGSTGSSVGAKASNNESSNHSFGSLGSLSDKESETPEKKQPDSSRGRKRKAENQSESSQGKNSGGRGHKISDYFDYQAGNGTSPVRGLPPSIRSPQNSHSHSTPSSSARQNSPSPTALAFGDHLLSQTKQLSYKLVQTDLTMLKLAALESNKNQDLEKKEGRIDDLLRTNCDLRRQIDEQQKILEKYKERLNKCISMSKKLLIEKSTQEKLASREKSMQDRLRLGHFTTVRHGASFTEQWTDGFAFQNLVKQQEWVNQQREDIERQRKQLAKRKPPSSNSSQTPSANSEPKQRKNKAVNGAENDPFVKPSLPQLLTLAEYHEQEEIFKLRLGHLKKEEAEIQAELERLERVRNLHIRELKRINNEDNSQFKDHPTLNERYLLLHLLGRGGFSEVYKAFDLYEQRYAAVKIHQLNKSWRDEKKENYHKHACREYRIHKELDHPRIVKLYDYFSLDTDTFCTVLEYCEGNDLDFYLKQHKLMSEKEARSIVMQIVNALRYLNEIKPPIIHYDLKPGNILLVDGTACGEIKITDFGLSKIMDDDSYGVDGMDLTSQGAGTYWYLPPECFVVGKEPPKISNKVDVWSVGVIFFQCLYGRKPFGHNQSQQDILQENTILKATEVQFPVKPVVSNEAKAFIRRCLAYRKEDRFDVHQLANDAYLLPHMRRSNSSGNLHMSGLVASPTTPTSSIISY, from the exons GCATCAAACAATGAGAGCTCAAACCACAGTTTTGGAAGTCTGGGTTCTTTAAGTGATAAAGAGTCAGAG ACTCCAGAAAAAAAGCAGCCAGACTCATCCAGAGGAAGAAAGAGAAAGGCAGAGAATCAGAGTGAAAGCAGTCAAG gAAAAAATAGCGGGGGACGTGGCCATAAAATTAGTGATTATTTTGAC TACCAAGCTGGGAATGGTACCAGTCCTGTAAGAGGCCTGCCTCCATCAATCCGGTCGCCTCAGAACTCACACTCACATTCCACTCCTTCATCCTCT GCTCGACAGAACAGCCCTTCCCCCACTGCATTAGCTTTTGGGGACCATCTACTTAGCCAGACAAAACAGTTATCATATAAACTAGTTCAG acgGATCTTACAATGCTGAAATTAGCTGCTCTAGAAAGTAATAAAAACCAGGACctggaaaaaaaagaaggaagaatAGATGATTTGCTCAGG ACTAACTGTGACCTTAGGCGACAAATAGACGAACAGCAAAAAATTCTTGAAAAGTATAAAGAGAGATTAAATAAGTGCATTTCAATGAGCAAAAAACTCCTGATAGAAAAG AGCACCCAGGAGAAGCTGGCAAGCAGAGAGAAGAGCATGCAGGACAGGTTACGGCTAGGACATTTCACCACAGTTCGGCATGGAGCCTCTTTTACTGAACAGTGGACAGATGGCTTCGCTTTCCAAAACCTTGTCAA GCAACAGGAATGGGTGAATCAGCAGAGAGAAGATATTGAAAGACAAAGAAAACAACTGGCCAAGCGGAAGCCGCCATCATCAAACAGTTCCCAGACTCCCTCCGCCAACTCAGAACCAAAGCAGCGGAAAAACAAAGCTGTAAATGGAGCTGAAAATGACCCCTTTGTAAAACCAAGTTTACCACAGTT ATTAACTTTAGCCGAATACCATGAACAGGAAGAAATTTTTAAGCTTCGACTAGGTCATTTAAAAAAG GAAGAAGCCGAAATTCAGGCAGAGTTGGAAAGGTTAGAGAGGGTTAGAAATCTTCATATACGGGAGCTTAAAAGAATAAACAATGAAGATAATTCACA ATTTAAAGACCACCCTACACTGAACGAACGGTATTTATTACTACATCTATTAGGTCGAGGCGGCTTTAGTGAAGTGTACAAG GCTTTTGATCTTTATGAACAAAGATATGCTGCTGTAAAAATCCACCAGCTTAACAAGAGCTGGAGGGACGAGAAGAAAGAAAACTACCACAA GCATGCCTGCAGAGAGTACAGAATACACAAAGAACTGGATCACCCCCGAATAGTTAAACTTTACGATTATTTTTCCTTGGATACAGACAC GTTTTGTACAGTGCTAGAATACTGTGAAGGCAATGACCTCGACTTCTACCTAAAGCAGCACAAGTTGATGTCGGAAAAGGAAGCCAGGTCTATTGTAATGCAAATAGTCAATGCACTACGTTATCTCAATGAGATCAAGCCTCCCATTATCCACTACGACCTAAAGCCAG GAAATATCCTTCTTGTGGACGGGACAGCTTGTGGAGAAATAAAAATCACCGACTTCGGTTTGTCCAAGATAATGGATGACGACAGCTATGGTGTGGATGGAATGGACTTGACTTCTCAAGGAGCAGGGACATACTG GTATTTACCACCAGAGTGTTTTGTCGTGGGCAAGGAGCCCCCGAAAATCTCCAACAAAGTTGACGTGTGGTCTGTAGGAGTCATTTTTTTCCAGTGTCTCTATGGCAGAAAG CCATTTGGCCACAATCAGTCTCAACAGGATATCTTACAGGAAAATACAATATTAAAAGCCACAGAAGTACAGTTTCCAGTGAAGCCTGTTGTAAGCAATGAAGCCAAG GCCTTTATTAGACGATGCTTAGCCTACCGCAAGGAGGACAGGTTTGATGTCCACCAACTGGCCAATGACGCGTATCTTCTCCCGCATATGAGAAGATCCAACTCTTCAGGAAACCTCCATATGTCTGGGCTAGTGGCCTCTCCAACCACTCCCACATCAAGCATCATTTCATACTGA